The following proteins come from a genomic window of Montipora capricornis isolate CH-2021 chromosome 9, ASM3666992v2, whole genome shotgun sequence:
- the LOC138017129 gene encoding uncharacterized protein has translation MTALHPAGSDREGQSRKDLWPPLEGLADPILGDRDPLVRMLMEIAATQDGMLEDHLLLVNRVGLHSCSDYCLRTPRHPEPGLQPRERVCRMEFGSEFRPGKKLQSGPEIVKDHNGAPRLEMPRDHPRLVQHSRYQLQSWRANGDVSLILSNSPTENPSTDDMIAIIDYVCGYACKDSEPTGATADLFKDMVNAVDTHDAAKCPGSQCALKC, from the coding sequence ATGACAGCATTACACCCAGCTGGCAGTGACAGAGAAGGACAATCAAGAAAAGACCTCTGGCCACCACTTGAGGGTTTAGCTGACCCGATATTAGGTGATAGGGATCCCCTGGTGAGGATGCTCATGGAAATAGCTGCAACACAGGATGGAATGCTGGAAGATCATTTGCTCTTAGTCAACCGGGTTGGTCTGCACAGTTGTTCTGATTATTGCTTGAGGACTCCTCGTCACCCTGAGCCAGGATTGCAACCAAGGGAACGAGTATGTCGTATGGAATTTGGAAGCGAGTTTCGACCAGGGAAGAAACTGCAGAGTGGCCCAGAAATTGTGAAAGATCATAACGGAGCTCCTCGCCTTGAGATGCCACGTGACCATCCACGTCTGGTTCAGCATTCTCGCTACCAATTACAGTCATGGAGAGCAAATGGGGATGTAAGCTTAATTCTTTCAAATTCACCCACTGAAAATCCCAGCACTGATGACATGATAGCCATAATTGATTATGTGTGTGGCTATGCTTGTAAGGATAGTGAACCTACTGGTGCAACTGCTGATCTCTTTAAGGACATGGTAAATGCTGTTGACACACACGATGCAGCCAAGTGTCCGGGAAGTCAATGTGCGCTAAAATGCTGA